A section of the Apodemus sylvaticus chromosome 10, mApoSyl1.1, whole genome shotgun sequence genome encodes:
- the Sp6 gene encoding transcription factor Sp6 — translation MLTAVCGSLGSQHTDAPHASPPRLDLQPLQTYQGHTSPEAGDYPSPLQPGELQSLPLGPEVDFSQGYELPGASSRVTCEDLESDSPLAPGPFSKLLQPDMSHHYESWFRPTHPGAEDGSWWDLHPGTSWMDLPHTQGALTSPGHPGALQPALGGYVGDHQLCAPPPHPHPHHLLPAAGGQHLLGPPDGAKALEAAAPESQGLDSGLDATARPKGSRRSVPRSSGQTVCRCPNCLEAERLGAPCGPDGGKKKHLHNCHIPGCGKAYAKTSHLKAHLRWHSGDRPFVCNWLFCGKRFTRSDELQRHLQTHTGTKKFPCAVCSRVFMRSDHLAKHMKTHEGAKEEAAAAAQGEGKAGGVVESPGAKGKREAEGNSASSN, via the coding sequence ATGCTAACCGCTGTCTGTGGCTCTCTGGGCAGCCAGCACACCGACGCGCCTCACGCATCACCGCCGCGCCTCGACCTGCAGCCTCTCCAGACATACCAGGGTCACACAAGCCCGGAGGCTGGGGACTACCCCTCCCCGCTGCAGCCAGGAGAGCTGCAGAGCCTCCCACTGGGCCCAGAGGTAGACTTCTCACAGGGCTATGAGTTGCCAGGGGCCTCCTCGCGGGTAACCTGCGAGGACCTGGAAAGTGACAGTCCCTTGGCACCGGGACCCTTTTCCAAGCTCCTGCAGCCGGACATGTCACACCACTACGAATCGTGGTTCCGGCCGACTCACCCAGGTGCGGAGGATGGCTCGTGGTGGGATCTTCATCCCGGCACCAGCTGGATGGACCTCCCCCATACTCAGGGAGCGCTGACCTCACCCGGCCATCCGGGGGCACTTCAGCCTGCTTTGGGAGGATACGTCGGGGACCACCAGCTCTGTGCTCCGCCGCCCCACCCGCACCCACACCATCTCCTCCCAGCCGCTGGTGGGCAGCACCTCCTGGGGCCACCCGACGGGGCTAAGGCCTTGGAAGCGGCGGCACCAGAATCCCAAGGGCTGGATTCCGGGCTGGATGCCACGGCGCGACCCAAAGGCTCCCGGCGATCTGTGCCCCGCAGCTCAGGGCAGACCGTGTGTCGCTGCCCCAACTGCCTGGAGGCGGAGCGACTCGGGGCTCCATGCGGGCCCGATGGGGGCAAGAAGAAGCATTTGCACAACTGCCACATCCCAGGCTGCGGCAAGGCGTACGCTAAGACGTCGCATCTGAAGGCGCACCTGCGGTGGCATAGCGGTGACCGACCCTTCGTGTGCAACTGGCTTTTCTGCGGCAAGCGCTTCACGCGCTCCGACGAGCTGCAGCGCCACCTTCAGACCCACACGGGGACCAAGAAGTTCCCCTGTGCGGTCTGCAGCCGAGTCTTCATGCGCAGCGACCACCTGGCCAAGCACATGAAAACCCACGAAGGCGCCAAAGAGGAGGCTGCGGCGGCGGCCCAGGGCGAGGGCAAGGCCGGTGGCGTGGTGGAGTCACCCGGGGCCAAAGGCAAACGTGAGGCCGAAGGCAACTCGGCATCCTCCAACTGA